From the Streptomyces nigrescens genome, one window contains:
- a CDS encoding peptidoglycan recognition protein family protein: MSRILSMRPFLAICLGAVCTAALALPLDPTAGASAAPAAAPRPAPSGELPGSTQSLPVAALGAPAPHSDARDATPEPAPQSLGLPARTVRPFSLLGVVWDDAAAELGGRVQVRTRATGSGDWSGWQDVQVHNDDAPDLGSAERRDSEVRGSTAPLWVGDSDAVQLRITPESRHRARAALPGGLRLELVDPGRAPRAVRRAHADPPAPLTPEATEASAANAGLAPLGATEIPALDQAASKADLPAEDGAPPAHSYVGPRPRIVTRAGWGADEKLREKAFTYTRTVRAAFVHHSGSGNNYDCAEAPSLIRAMYRFHVKSNHWRDIGYNFLIDKCGTVYEGRAGGVAKAVMGAHTLGFNSDSTGIAVLGTFTDDEPPQPAVDAIARLTAWKLGLYSVDPRATTQLLSGGGNRFPKGTKVPLHVISGHRDGFTTDCPGVHLYDKLAGTRTAAAALQGR; the protein is encoded by the coding sequence ATGTCCAGGATTTTGTCCATGCGCCCCTTCCTCGCGATCTGTCTCGGCGCCGTGTGCACCGCCGCCCTCGCCCTGCCCCTCGACCCGACGGCCGGTGCGAGCGCCGCCCCCGCCGCCGCGCCGCGGCCCGCACCCTCCGGTGAGCTGCCCGGCAGCACCCAGTCCCTGCCGGTGGCGGCGCTCGGCGCACCCGCCCCGCACTCCGACGCCCGTGACGCCACCCCGGAGCCCGCTCCCCAGTCACTCGGCCTGCCGGCCCGCACCGTACGGCCGTTCTCCCTCCTCGGGGTCGTCTGGGACGACGCCGCCGCCGAGCTGGGCGGCCGGGTCCAGGTCCGCACCCGCGCCACCGGCAGCGGCGACTGGTCCGGCTGGCAGGACGTCCAGGTTCACAACGACGACGCGCCCGACCTCGGTTCCGCCGAGCGGCGCGACAGCGAGGTACGCGGCAGCACCGCGCCGCTGTGGGTCGGCGACTCCGACGCCGTCCAACTGCGCATCACCCCCGAATCCCGCCACCGCGCACGGGCCGCCCTCCCGGGCGGACTCCGGCTGGAACTCGTCGACCCCGGCAGGGCACCACGGGCCGTCCGCCGCGCACACGCCGACCCCCCGGCCCCGCTCACCCCCGAGGCCACCGAGGCCTCCGCCGCCAACGCCGGGCTCGCCCCGCTCGGCGCCACCGAGATCCCGGCCCTCGACCAGGCCGCCTCCAAGGCCGACCTCCCCGCCGAGGACGGGGCGCCGCCCGCCCACTCCTACGTCGGACCGCGCCCGCGGATCGTCACCCGGGCCGGCTGGGGCGCCGACGAGAAGCTGCGCGAGAAGGCCTTCACCTATACCCGTACCGTCCGCGCCGCCTTCGTCCACCACAGCGGCTCGGGCAACAACTACGACTGCGCCGAGGCCCCTTCGCTGATCCGCGCCATGTACCGCTTCCACGTCAAGAGCAACCACTGGCGGGACATCGGCTACAACTTCCTCATCGACAAGTGCGGAACGGTCTATGAGGGCCGCGCGGGCGGCGTCGCCAAGGCCGTCATGGGCGCCCACACCCTCGGGTTCAACTCCGACAGCACCGGAATCGCCGTCCTCGGCACCTTCACCGACGACGAGCCGCCGCAGCCCGCCGTCGACGCCATCGCCCGTCTGACGGCGTGGAAGCTGGGCCTCTACAGCGTCGATCCGCGCGCCACCACCCAGCTGCTGTCCGGCGGCGGAAACCGCTTCCCCAAGGGCACCAAGGTCCCGCTGCACGTCATTTCCGGCCACCGGGACGGCTTCACCACCGACTGCCCCGGCGTCCACCTCTACGACAAGCTCGCCGGCACCCGCACCGCCGCGGCCGCCCTGCAGGGCCGCTGA
- a CDS encoding TIGR03089 family protein: MNATDRTPADLLSSALAADPARPLVTFYDDATGERVELSVATFANWVAKTANYLQGDLAAEPGDRLALLLPAHWQTAVWLLACASVGVVAEVDGDPAAADLVVAGPDRLDAGLACSGERVALALRPLGGRFPQPPAGFADYAVEVPGQGDRFAPFAPVDPGAAALVVGGEELTGAGIVARALADAGAAGLPEVPRVLSGLGYDTWQGLSYGLYAPLVTGGSVVLCRHLDRLGAEAATDREHSEKITFRAPLPH; encoded by the coding sequence ATGAACGCCACCGATCGCACCCCCGCCGACCTGCTGAGTTCCGCGCTCGCCGCGGACCCGGCCCGCCCGCTGGTGACCTTCTACGACGACGCCACCGGCGAACGCGTGGAACTGTCCGTCGCGACCTTCGCCAATTGGGTGGCCAAGACCGCCAACTACCTCCAGGGCGATCTGGCCGCCGAACCCGGCGACCGGCTCGCGCTGCTGCTGCCCGCGCACTGGCAGACCGCCGTCTGGCTGCTGGCCTGCGCGTCCGTGGGCGTGGTGGCGGAGGTGGACGGCGATCCGGCCGCCGCCGATCTCGTCGTCGCCGGGCCCGACCGGCTCGACGCGGGGCTCGCCTGCTCCGGGGAGCGGGTGGCGCTGGCGCTGCGCCCGCTGGGCGGCCGCTTCCCGCAGCCGCCGGCGGGCTTCGCGGACTATGCCGTCGAGGTGCCGGGCCAGGGTGACCGGTTCGCGCCGTTCGCACCGGTGGACCCGGGTGCCGCGGCGCTGGTCGTCGGCGGCGAGGAGCTGACCGGGGCGGGCATCGTGGCCCGTGCGCTGGCCGACGCGGGCGCGGCCGGGCTGCCGGAGGTCCCCCGGGTGCTGTCGGGGCTGGGGTACGACACCTGGCAGGGCCTGTCGTACGGGCTGTACGCACCGCTGGTGACCGGCGGCTCCGTGGTGCTGTGCCGCCACCTGGACCGGCTGGGCGCCGAGGCCGCGACCGACCGTGAGCACAGCGAGAAGATCACGTTCCGGGCGCCGCTGCCGCACTGA